One window of the Corynebacterium glutamicum ATCC 13032 genome contains the following:
- a CDS encoding cupin domain-containing protein, which translates to MATTSLPTTITPDSEETVEKRHSLTPILDSLPCESVPYALAAGEGQQHQLGPYHLTVMSRPEDNGGIFSLARVSAGKTPATRFFSVAGPTFLYMMEGRLTLWFADGRQEIIAGGSATIPTNTPWSFACEGLVNSALVYYSSSNAFLHAAEKLGTSSFSHTFRVSGEVTGIPYEELEDCGFTFYERDHLAELGPHFDRLPEDMKAFALNDGEGDRLEQFEQINSFVCRPRHTGNQFLAMQTKGAKTPYIPRHFHRLHTENFICLDGRVKLHVNGQEIILSRGDYVHAPAGTIHSFAFAGHNTQMLGVLTTEVFEKFFDYINTPTNARVQLEDGGKPFFPAEAFAKVQAELDVVVVGPPRISTLDVVTNSRFEPINRTITYRALDANQ; encoded by the coding sequence ATGGCTACCACCAGCCTCCCCACGACGATTACACCGGATTCCGAGGAGACCGTAGAAAAGCGTCACTCCCTGACCCCGATCCTGGATTCACTTCCCTGCGAGTCAGTTCCCTATGCTCTGGCTGCAGGTGAGGGACAACAACACCAGCTTGGCCCCTACCATCTCACAGTTATGTCCCGTCCCGAAGACAACGGTGGAATATTTTCGCTGGCTCGTGTGAGCGCAGGCAAGACTCCCGCCACCCGGTTCTTCTCTGTCGCAGGACCGACGTTCCTCTACATGATGGAGGGGCGGTTGACTCTCTGGTTCGCTGATGGACGTCAAGAGATCATCGCTGGCGGCAGTGCCACCATTCCTACGAATACGCCCTGGTCCTTCGCCTGTGAGGGCCTAGTAAATTCAGCTCTAGTGTACTACTCATCCTCGAATGCATTCCTACACGCGGCAGAGAAACTTGGCACGTCCTCGTTCTCCCACACCTTCCGCGTCAGTGGCGAGGTCACAGGGATTCCCTACGAGGAACTGGAGGATTGCGGATTCACATTCTATGAGCGGGACCACCTTGCCGAGCTCGGGCCGCATTTCGATCGCCTCCCAGAAGATATGAAGGCGTTTGCCCTGAACGATGGTGAGGGGGACCGGCTTGAGCAGTTCGAGCAGATCAACAGCTTCGTCTGCCGTCCGAGACACACCGGAAATCAGTTCCTCGCTATGCAGACCAAGGGTGCCAAGACGCCTTATATACCTCGTCATTTCCACCGCCTTCACACCGAAAACTTCATCTGTCTGGACGGGCGCGTCAAACTGCACGTCAACGGTCAAGAGATCATCCTCTCCCGTGGGGATTACGTTCATGCCCCAGCCGGAACCATCCACTCTTTCGCCTTCGCAGGGCACAATACCCAGATGCTGGGAGTGCTCACCACAGAGGTATTCGAGAAGTTCTTTGACTACATAAACACTCCGACTAATGCTCGAGTTCAGCTGGAGGACGGGGGGAAGCCATTTTTTCCTGCTGAAGCATTCGCGAAAGTCCAAGCTGAACTCGATGTCGTGGTGGTCGGCCCCCCACGAATTAGTACCCTGGATGTTGTTACAAACTCGCGTTTCGAACCAATTAACAGAACTATCACCTATCGTGCGCTGGACGCTAACCAATAG
- a CDS encoding prolyl oligopeptidase family serine peptidase translates to MSSHVRCVMEGYGPTQIEKLLPAYTQVNTAGNNPATTPEQDLLGGAATSPENYDHQLQYAVDASPVHQNAAQAPPFLIMHGTGDRMVPPEQSAALHTHLVQAGRQSTLVLIEGFGHGFLNPGEVAELGPNVRLDNGRLEREPQTNFSAQQSPGNPFELQGLAADHEMIKRFFTLHLR, encoded by the coding sequence GTGTCCTCCCATGTCCGCTGCGTTATGGAAGGCTACGGACCTACCCAGATCGAAAAGCTCTTACCTGCATACACACAGGTCAACACAGCCGGGAATAATCCAGCGACGACGCCTGAGCAAGATCTCCTCGGCGGAGCTGCAACCTCGCCGGAAAACTACGACCACCAGCTGCAGTACGCAGTCGACGCCAGTCCGGTGCATCAGAATGCGGCACAGGCACCGCCCTTCCTGATCATGCACGGCACTGGTGACCGGATGGTCCCTCCGGAGCAATCGGCTGCGCTGCACACCCATCTTGTGCAGGCTGGTCGGCAGTCCACCCTGGTACTCATTGAGGGCTTTGGCCACGGTTTCCTCAATCCCGGGGAAGTCGCGGAGCTGGGGCCAAACGTTCGACTAGACAATGGTCGGCTCGAGCGGGAGCCTCAGACAAATTTCAGCGCGCAGCAGAGTCCGGGAAACCCCTTTGAACTACAGGGACTTGCCGCCGACCATGAGATGATCAAGCGCTTTTTCACCCTGCACCTTCGCTAA